The Salvelinus namaycush isolate Seneca chromosome 37, SaNama_1.0, whole genome shotgun sequence sequence aagtagAAGAGActggcttgggccaagaaacacgagcaatggacattataccggtggaaatctgtcctttggtctgatgagtccaaatttgatatttttggttccaaccacagtatttgtgagacgcagagtaggccTAGAGAGTTGATTAGAggaaaatgtaggcctataagaAGCACAACAAACTTCTTCTtgaaaggatgatctccgcatgtgtggctcccaccgtgaagcatggaggaggtggtgttgaggtgctttgctggtgacactcagtgatttatttagaatgcaaaggcacacttaaccagcatggctaccacagcattctgcagcgatacaccgtctcatctggtttgcgcttagtgtttttcaacagggcaatgaaccaaaacacacctccaggctgtgtaagggctatttgaccaaggaaagtgatgaagtgctgcatcagatgacctggcctccaatcacccgacctcaacccaattgagatggtttgggatgagttcgaccgcagagtgaaggacaagcagccaacaagtgctcagcatatgtgggaactccttcaagactgttagaaaagcgttccaggtgactacctcatgaagctggttgagagaatgccaagtgtgcaaagctgtcatcaaggcaaagggtggctactttgaaaaatctcaaatatattttgatttgttaaacactttttttggttggttactacatgattccatgtgttatttcatacctttgatgtcttcattattattctacaatgtagaaaatagtaaaaataaagaaaaacccttgaatgagtagttgtgtccaaacttttgactggtactgtaaatctaTTTCTGATTGAATGAATAGACCTtattggttaaataaaggttatttgCTGTGCTCCCAATGGCCCCTCTTATCTGCTTTCCCTGTGTCCTTTCAGTTCATCCTGAAGAACTATGGGGAGAATCCAGACAGCTATAATGAACAGCTGAAGAAGCTGGAGACACTGAGACAGGTATGAACTGGGACTGAGCGAGTTGTTCTATGCAAATGTCATATGTTGtgattttatttgttatgttggTCACATACTGCACTGTCTTTCTATCATATAATAAGTAAGTGTTTGTGGCAGGGTGCGGTGAATGTGACGCGGGACTTTGAGGGCTGCAGCATTTTGAGGAAGTACTTTGGGCAGCTGCACTACCTCCAGAGCCGTGTGCCTCTGGGGCCTGGGCAGGAAGCAGCAGTACCCATCTCATGGTATGAGGCAATGAAGTACACATAGGACCCCTATATTTACACCCTTACCCATGAGATCCTTATCATACACACAGTTGCTGTCATAAACTCTACCACAGACAGCTACGGAAAGACCGGAAGAACAcaaggtaacactttatttggatagtccatctgtagatgctcgacagactatctactaaccctaacattaacccttatcctaaccctaaacttaaccctaactttaactcttaccctaacccttattctgaACCATCCCTAACTGTAACCGTAGCAAGCATTTGCTTATGAACAGATCTacagagcatctacagatggacaatctggactatccaaataaagtatgagcaaacacacacacactttcataaGCTCTCCCTACCATACGCgtagacacacaccacaccctcAGGTATGTAATACAGTGTGTAGCCAATTTCATTCTCTCTTACCAGGACAGAAATATTTTCTGGAAAAACAgttactatgaaacaaagatgaatgatagtaaaaaggTTTGGATCACTTTACATTACATTTTGGGCGAACTCGTAAAAAGGTTTTGATAACTTTACATTACATTTTGGGCGAACTCGGCTCCATCCTTCATTGAATCAGattgctcattcatcacaaacccaccgatattgccaactacttaaattgttttttcattggcaagattagaaaACTTTGGCatgacatgccaacaacaaattctgaacctacacatccatgcataactgaccaaatcatgaaagacaagcattgtaattctgtaaagtgagtgttGTTGTctgtcaacaatgacaagccacctggttctgacaacttggatggaaaattactgaggataatagcggacgatattgccacccCTATTTGCTATCTTTTCAATCTAAACCTACAggaaagtgtgttccctcagacctggagggaagTAAAAGTCATTCTGCTCCCCAAGAAtagcaaagcaccctttactggctgaaacagctgaccaatcagcctgttaccaacccttagtaaacttttggaacaaaatagtgtttgaccagatacaatgctatttcacgaTAAACAAATTAACAGCAGATTTTCAAACGCTTATAGGGATGGGCATTCAACATGTACACCACTTACACAAATCACTGATGATTGGCTAATAAAATAATAAGTAGTAAACAGATTGTGGGACCTGTTTTGTTAGTCTTCAGTGCAACTTTTGACATTATCTGTAataatctgctgctggaaaagCGTATGCGTTATGTAATGTTCCCTACATTTTTTtccggcactgagcaaatttcaggtctgcttaACGTAACctgaacgttgtgaaaattctcTGCAACTTCCAGCacacgtttactgtgaacacggaggctgtacccgctttaagttacagttttaacagtgacCAAGTAGGCTACtatggctatttgatcataatgtctGTAGACCAACCAGAGTAGCCTAACAtcaaaacaatggagaaaatacatcccataacattttaacgtGGAAAcggctgttctatcattcagcctaacgtagcagccaatgtgtggtgctcaatgtaggcctacattccatgagacttttgaaaaaaagtGCAGGGCTTGACAtcaacctgtttatccacttgtccttcagacaaggaggtgactgaaaatgtcattgtttgatgcaagaaaccactttacaaaatacattattattcccataccattattacagagattCAGACAAATTattctaccctctgcctattggctacttaggtTATTCAAGCCGgtttcaaaatacaacactgcccctttaagacataaaaaaagctctttacctgactcgcttttcaaagacgTCTAGAAATGTatatgttttgtgctcttgtaggaagcaatcactcccctattgctgactacaaatgatctataactgggctaataactcactaactagcaaaggatatgaacaaaatgtgcacacatgGCTACAGCAGCTCTTACTTTGACCTCAAATgaagcgcatctactcacgaccgctcatgctgcaaacacagtccagttcaaagtaaatggcacatatccatatatggcaatgatctatttgcatataggtctactgcagctctgattgtttataccgcaccggtctgtgtagagtacgggctgagtagTGCGTGGCAATGCAATTGAATCCTACTctgatgcgttctgcctacaacaaaatctcttgcatagtttcggtaatattgcattgattcgatcacaatttcCACGGTAAatggaaacgttgatagtgttaacagggaaaactctagaacagtggtcaccaaccttgtctgagtcaagatcactgaGTCAAAATTCAAGCCGAGATCTACTACTCACattttttttaagtcatgtttaaaAAACATCTAAGTCTATGCAACAATCAAAAACAGTTCTGTaacaatgaggtttgtgcagtaagttataggcccaatacattatcactgcatattggctttgcttgaattgccctgccaatgcattgttgttcaggcaactaaaaacaaatacattttaaaacaaatttgggggggctgatggtgcctgcatctgatggtcagtctcagcggagggagagagcagcagactgagggtccgcctctcaacatccctccactctccctttcctccactgacactgaccaaaaagggacaccatCTTCCAGCTGGCGAAACTCGActcgcaccgcattatttctgcctcatgcacaaagtCATgttgaacagagaaagtgaaatattcctcgaaattaaaaaagacccaagccgctaataataataacaacaacgcaaGCCTATAGATACTTTCCTACTCATTCGTTACTGctgcttgttgtagcgctgagtggaaataggaacAACGCGCATTTTATGGCTCataagtgttgacagtgctgagtaagaacttgaACTCAGTCATAAAAACAGCATCTCTTTGCTGTTTTCgctgacagtctctctctactcATAGTTTTAAATGTTTAGAAATGTCACAGTATCAACTTTCTGTGGCTTTCTTTTATGCCgtgctacgttactgcagacacggtcatctgagccatccgattggccagcggtaggcctatagtgcacttaaTTTGCTCTCTGGGTCCGCAGGAAAGGCATATTTTGTACTTTCAGACACATGCAATGGTTCAGAATGGCAACAGCTCGTGTACCCGGCgcgcagggcagctgaatcgagtgcacctaccgccaacagcccaagactaaaacaaaaaaatagcaacacaaggctttatcgttgttgttttttttacagaaatgtttggcaatCAACTAGGAATGTCTTGGAGATTGACCGGTTGGTGGCCGCTGCTCTCgtgcttctctctgtgggctgatatttctgCATGGCAGTTCTGGGGCTACACGCGCGCAGCTTAGATGGAGCAttggtgttatggctttacatcccctgctatattTTGGATCGAGAGTTACCTGTATAACAGAACACAGGCCCCTTACtattcaatctttactaatgacctgccgCTGGCTCTGAGTCAAGCCTGtttgtctatgtatgctgatgactcaacactatacacgtcagcaaccacagcaagtgaaatcactgcagcGTTTAACACacagctgcagtcagtttcagaatgggtggcaagaaagcagttggtcctaaatatttcaaaaactaaaagcattgtatttgggacaaatcattcacttaacccttaaccctaaacctcaactaatgaataatgtggaaattgagcaagttgaggagactaagcTGCTTGGAGTGTccttggattgtaaactgtcatggtcaaaacatattgacgCAATAGTAACTAAGATGGGGAGAgtttgtccataataaagcactgctcagCTTTCTTAACAATGCAATcatcaaggcaggtcctacaggccctagacTACTGTCCAGTCGTCTGGTTAGGTGCTACAAAGAGAGACTTAGGAAAATTAAATTTggcccagaacagggcagcacggctggctcgTAAATGTACACGAAGACTtactaacattaataatatgcatatcagtctcacctggctcaaagtagaggacagattgacttcatcactacttgtatttgcgAGAggcattgacatgttgaatgcaccaagcttTCTGTTTAAACCTTTAGCAtacagcttggacacccatgcataccccacaagacatgccacccgaggtctcttcacagtccccaagtccagaacagactatgggaggtgctacatagagccatggctacattgaactctattccacatcaagtaactcatgcaagcagtaaaatcggatttaaaatacaccttatggaacagccgggaatgtgaagagacacacataggcacagacacacacacacacacacacacccgataacatactcactatacacatgtattttgtgttgtagatatgtggtagtagagtagtggcctgagggaacacacttcaTGTATAGTAAAAATCTgttgtgaaatgtattgtaatgtttttaaaattgtatataactgccttaatgttgctagacctcaggaagagaagctgctgccttggcaggaactaatggagatccataatacaTACAAAAACAGACAGGCccatacatgtacagttgaagtcggaagtttacatacacttaggttggagtcattaaaacgggtgttgtgggggtgctttgctgcaggagggactggtgcacttcacaaaatagatggcatcatgagagaggaaaactatgtggatatactgaagcaacatctcaagacatcagtcaggaatttaaagcttggtcgcaaatgggtcttccaaatggacaatgaccccaagcatacttccaaagttttggcataaggacaacaaagtcaaggtattggagtggccatcacaaagccctgacctcaatcctatagaaatttgtgggcagaactgaaaaagcgtgtgcgggcaaggaggcctacaaacctgactaagatacaccagctctgtcaggaagaatgggccaaaattcacccaacttattgtgggaagcttgtggaaggctacctgaaacgtttgacccaagttaaacaatttaaaggcaatacactcaattattatttggtagcatgtaaacttctgacccactgggaatgtgatgaaagaaataaaagctgaaataaataattctctactcttattctgacatttcacattcttaaaataaagtggtgatactaactgacctaagacagggaatttttactaggatttaatgtcaggaattgtaaaaaaaaaaaaaaaaaaaaaaaaaaaaaaaaacggagtttattgtatttggctaaggtgtatgtaaacttcagattTCAACTttagacacacaccacaccctcATGTATGCAAAACAGTGTCAACAATTTCCTTCTCTCTTACCAGGACAGAAATATTTTCTGGAAAAACAGTCACTCATGATGACATCAGCTATGAGCAAGCCTGCATCCTCTACAACCTGGGTGAGTTGAACCATTTGAATGGTGTAGTgtaaaactgaccttagatcagcacTGAGGGCAAAACCATCCGTCAAACAGCTATGTCCTGATTGCCATAATGTTGTCTTCTCTGTAGGTGCTCTCCACTCCATGTTGGGAGCCATGGATAACAGGGTGTCCGAAGAGGTGGGCAGAAGCAATGGCCGTCTATCTCTACCACGTTaacctctctctccatgacatcTCACACTGACATCCATTGTGTTGCCCTCCTCTTTCTGAAACTCAATATGTCCCTTTGTCTATTTCTCTCACTTCCATCCTCACTCCCTTCTGTCTcccttcccctttctctctccctctaggggATGAAGGTGTCATGTACACACTTCCAGTGCTCCGCGGGGGCCTTCTCCTACCTGAGGGACCACTTCAGCCACAACTTCAGCGTGGACATGAGTCACCAGATCCTTAATCTCAACATCAACCTCATGCTGGTAACTATCGCACACTCGCACATGCAcgtgttctcacacacacacacacacacacacacacacacacacacacacacacacacacacacacacacacacacacacacacacacacacacacacacacacacacacacacacacacacacacttcatggtTATTTGTCTCCATTCAGGGTCAGGCTCAAGAGTGTCTCCTGGAGAAGTCCATGCTGGACAACAGGAAGAGTTTCCTTGTAGCCCGCATCAGTGCTCAGGTAAATCTCTCTACTCTCAACACATGACGTAGTAGCAGGGCATGATAACACCCTCTAGACCTTAGTTGCCGTAGAGCAGGGTCGTTCTCAATAGGCATCAAACGGGGAGGGACTaactgaacttgtccaataagaaaatacgaattgttttctgttgcaaaacgtttcgctacggtgtgccctaatgagtACGACCCAGGTGTGTGACTGTTCTGTTGTTGGCTTGGTGCAGGTGGTGGACTACTATAAGGAGGCGTGCAGGGCTCTGGAGAACTCTGACACGGCTTCCATGCTGGGTAAGATCCAGAAGGACTGGAAGAAACTGGTACAGATGAAGATCTCCTACTTTGCTTCCATCGCCCATGTGAGTTTGAGACAGGACAGTCAGTTGTGAGGGAGTGTATTGCGAATGTGTTCTCAATTTGGTTTACGGATACTCTGTTATTGAATAACATATTTATTTTCAGCTGCATATGGGGAAGCAGGCTGAGGAGCAACAGAAATATGGAGAGCGGGTATGTCACCTTCTTGACTATCCCTATTCCCCCTGTGTATATTCCTCTGCATACCTCCGTTCCTCTACATGCATACCAATGTCTCTCCTTATACACCTATTTTTTCTAAagctgtgtgtctttgtgtttttAACAGCTGGCTTACCTGCAGAGCTCATTAGACAAACTCAGTGAAGCCATCAAGTTGGCCAAGGTACAGTCACCTTCCAATTTACTCTTTGTGTAACCTTTTCCATTTGGCCTTCTGAAATGGTTTCTTTTGTATCTGTTATCAAGCTTACAATAACAAAGTAACTGTCTTTATGCTCCTTCCCCTCAATCTCTCTGTTTGAACAGGGTCAGCCGGACAGTGTGCAGGAGGCCTTGAAGTTCACCATGGACGTGATAGGGGGAAAGTAAGCAGCTATATTCCCTACTGTATATTCACTTATGATTGTGGGTAGGTTGGTACAGTCTTTACCCTTTGAGATAGgtagacagtcacacacactctgtcactcAAACAGTGGCACTCTTGCTGAAGTGTTTCTCTCtgatccttcctctccttttttATTTTACTCTTCCTTATCCCCTGTCCCTTGTAGGTTCAACTCTGCCAAGAAAGACAATGACTTCATCTACCATGAGACTGTCCCCTCGTTGGAGACTCTTGCTTCTGTCAAAGGTAACATCGAACCCTGGCCTATCCTCACACACAACCTCTCCTGCATTTCATATACTATATTTGGATTTTCATTGTCATCATGTCCTCTCTAGGTGCCCCCCTGGTGAAGGCCTTGCCCGTGAACCCAACTGATCCCAGTGTCACAGGCCCAGACCTGTTTGCCAAGCTGGTGCCCATGGCTGCCCACGaggcctcctctctctacagtgAAGAGAAGGCCAAGTTGCTACGGGACATCATGGCCAAGATAGACAGCAGGAATGAGACTCTAGAGTGAGTGGGAGgggctgtgtgtgtatttgtgacgTCTAGGTACGCCTTTTACGATTTAATATAGTGACTTTGTGTGGTTACTGATCTAGCTCTGGGTTTACAGGCAGTTTATGGACTCTCTGGGTCTGGAGCCAGACTCAGTAGATAACCTGGACATGTACAGTCACATCCCCCCTGTACTGATGGAGAAGTGTGCTGCGCTCAGTGTCAGACCAGACACCGTCAAGAGCCTCATTCAGTCCATGCAGGGTGAGTGGTTGGCCtgggacacagacatacacatgtcacacacacatacgcacacagcTTTTCGATACTAtccctgtgtctctctgcctcagtcctgtctggtgtgtTCACGGACGTGGAGGCGTCTCTGAGGGAGATCCGGGACGTGCTGGAGGAGGACGCGGCCGGGGTGCGGGCGCTGCAAGAGGCGGCAGGAGGAGGCCCCGCGGCGGAGCTGCACCCCCAGGCACATGCCCAGACCTTGGCTGAGATCCGCAGGGACCTGGAGAAGTACATGGAGGCCCATGAAAAGGCCAGCTTCACCAACACAGAGCTGCACAGAGCCATGAACCTGCACATCAGTAACCTGAGGCTGCTGGGGGGACCACTGGATGCCCTGAGAGAAGCCCTGCCGAGGCCCCAACTCAACCAGGGTGGGTATAGGAAAGTGGAAAAGAGTTATGATGTTTGTGGTGTCATTTGGAGTGTgtttctaaatatatatatatatatatatatatatatatatatgtgtgtgttcctACAGAGGAGGTGGCGGGGCTGCAGTGCATGAAGAGGATCCTGGGTAAGGTGCAGGAGATGAGGGACCAGAGGAACACCCTGGAGAAACAGCTGCGTGACCTCATCCAGCAGGACGACATCACTTCCTCCCTGGTCACTACCGAGCGCACTGACATGAAGGTACAGGACAATGTGTGTGGGTTTGATGTTCATGAAATTCTAGACTAACGCATGCCTCTTAACACACTATATGTAAcatttgcctctctctctcccacctccctccctccccctccctctccctctctatagaGGTTGTTTGAGGAGCAGTTGAAGAAGTATGAGCAGGTGAAGGTGTACATCGACCAGAACCTGTCTGCCCAGGAGAACATCCTCAAGGCTCTGACGGAAGCCAACGTGCAATACGCCTCGGTCCGCAAGGGTCTCGCCGAGACGGAACACAAGTGAGCAAGGGCTTGGGAAGGGTTTTAGTGGGACACCAGTACTATTGGTCAAAGGACTTTGACGCTGTTCCAGTCCAAGGTCATAGGGAAGGGGCCAATATAGGGAATGGTTTCCACTGGAAACACTAGATACGTAAAGCACTAGCCTCATGTCATTGTTACTGAAGAAGTTCTCACCTCTCCctttcttttcctctcctccttcctttctCTCGCTCCAACTCTCAGGTGGAACGGCACGGTGCAGACCCTGGTGGCGTCCTACGAGGCTTACGAGGACCTGATGAAGAAGTCCCAGGAGGGGAAGGAGTTCTACGAGGACCTGGAGACCAAGTCCTCCCGCCTGCTGGAGCGAGCTAAGACTCTGTGTCAggccagggaggaggagaggaaggccgTGCTGGACAGGGAGACCCAGAAGAATCCCCCTTCTCGGCCCACTGCAGCCAAACCGTCCCTGGGGTCCAAGGTGGGCTCAGACGTGGACTCTGCCTGTTCTAGTCTGGAGGATGCTGAGCTAGCCCAGATCAACGCTGCTATACTGAGCCTGGGAGGAGACCTGCCTGACGAGCTCCGTAGTCTACCCCCCGACCACCCCTCCCTACACTCTGCCCTTCGCCCGGGACCTGAGGCTTTCCTTCCTGGTGCCAACCTGGGTGGCAATGCTTCGTTACCCTGGCCAGGGGCGCCTGGGGCACCGCTCTATACCCCTCAGTTCCCACCAAACCATCGCCCACCCCAGTTCCCCGGCCAGGGTTTCCCTCGCGGACCCTTCACTCAGCTACCACCCCAGCAGACTCCTGTTTCTGGCTATGGCCCTCCCCAGCCGCAAGCCCCCCAAACTGGGGGAGTCAGGCCTGCCCGTGCCCCTTTCCGTCCCTCCACTACTACAGTAGATAGTATCCAGACCCCCATCCCCAGTTATAACTCACACCCACCTACTGTCTCTGCAGGCTACGCTGTTCCCCCACAGATGGGTGTGTACCCACAGTACATGCCCCAGCCTGGGGTGCCCATGCAAGCGCCCAGCCAGGTGCCACACCAACATCCACAGCATCAGTACCAACACCCTCCTGGGCAGCTGCCCCCTGGCTACCAGTCTGCCCCCAGGGCTCTGCCCGGGCCCCGACCCCAGGCCCAGCAAGGTTACCCACAGTACATGCCCCCCCAGCACCAACCCCGGCCACCCATGCCCCCCCAGTATCAGCAGCCATATCCTGGTCAGCCCCAGCCACAACCCCAGCATGGCTACCAGCCCCAGTTACCACAGGGCTATCAGCCTCAACACCCTCAACAGGGCTACCTGCCCCAACAGCCCCCACACATGATCCCAAGGGGCCCTCACCCACAGATGCCCACCACTTCCCAGCCCATACCCCCTGTCTCCCAACCATACATGCAACCTGCCAACCAACAGATGCCCCAGCACCCTCATCAGCAGATGCTACCTTCCCAACAACAACAAATGCATCCCAACGCCCAGAAAATGCACCCGCATCCACAAATGCACCCTGGCCCTCATCAGCAGATGCCCCCTAACAGCCAGCAGATGCCCCCTAACAGCCAGCCGATGCCCCCAGTTTCCCAGGCTTACCTGCCCCCCACCAGCCAGCCCATGCCCCCTGGCCTGCACCAGTCCATGCCCCCTGCTTCTCAGCCCCATCATGTCCACCTCCCTCAGGCTTACCTGCCCAGGGGCCCCCTCCCACCTCAGGGGCCCCAGATGCCCCACCCTGGTCAACCCCCCCAACATGTCTACCAGCCCCAGTTACCACAGGGCTACCAGCCTCCTATAATGCCTCAATCTGCCCCCCAACAGTCCCAGGCTCCCCAGCCTGTAGCCCCCATGACCCCCACCATGTACCCTACTCCTCCAGGTGTGAACGGCTCTCCTGGAGCCCCACCACAGCCCACCTCTATGGGCCAACCTCGGCCCCCTCCCCAGCACATGATTCCACCAACTGCTGGAGCTCCTCCAGTGGCCCTCCCACCTAACGTCATCCTTCCCTCGCCCTCcccttccccttctccctccccagGCCCCTCTTCCCAAGGCCTGGCTCCCCAGAGGCCCTCCCCGGCCCCCACCCCTGGCGgtccaccctctctcccttcctccttatCCACCTCCCTCTTCCCGCACCAGAACTCCATCACAGACGACCTGCTCTCCTCCAGCCCAGAGAGCCAGCCCGGTGGCCCCAAGGCCCCCGCCAATGTCCTCCAACCCACCAAGGCTGACCCTCAGGACGGGGAGCGCCGCAAGAAGAGCTCCCAGGGCGTTCGGCTGATCCAGGGCGACCCGTACCAAGCCCCTGAACGCGTAGCCCGCCTCTGCAGCGAACTCGAACGCTTCCGGTCGGCCGTGGAGTCTCTTGAGCGCCCGTCGGTTGACGAAGGTGGTCTTTCGCCGCTGGATGCCCGCTGGAAGGAGCTCCAGGAGGGGCAGGAGAGGGACGCCAGGCAGCTGTCCATCGCCATCGCTCGCTGCTACACTATGAAGAACCGTCACCAGGACGTGATGCCCTACGACTGTAACCGCGTGCTGCTGCGCTCGGGAAAGGACGACTACATCAACGGCAGTTATGTGGAGGAGCTGTCGCCCTACTGCCCGCGCCTCATCGCCACGCAGGCGCCGCTGTCGGGCACGGCCGCCGACTTCTGGCTCATGGTGTGGGAGCAGAAGGTTTCGCTGGTGGTCATGCTGGT is a genomic window containing:
- the LOC120031224 gene encoding tyrosine-protein phosphatase non-receptor type 23-like isoform X1, which produces MEAVPRMPMIWLDLKEAGEFEFSPSVRQFILKNYGENPDSYNEQLKKLETLRQGAVNVTRDFEGCSILRKYFGQLHYLQSRVPLGPGQEAAVPISWTEIFSGKTVTHDDISYEQACILYNLGALHSMLGAMDNRVSEEGMKVSCTHFQCSAGAFSYLRDHFSHNFSVDMSHQILNLNINLMLGQAQECLLEKSMLDNRKSFLVARISAQVVDYYKEACRALENSDTASMLGKIQKDWKKLVQMKISYFASIAHLHMGKQAEEQQKYGERLAYLQSSLDKLSEAIKLAKGQPDSVQEALKFTMDVIGGKFNSAKKDNDFIYHETVPSLETLASVKGAPLVKALPVNPTDPSVTGPDLFAKLVPMAAHEASSLYSEEKAKLLRDIMAKIDSRNETLEQFMDSLGLEPDSVDNLDMYSHIPPVLMEKCAALSVRPDTVKSLIQSMQVLSGVFTDVEASLREIRDVLEEDAAGVRALQEAAGGGPAAELHPQAHAQTLAEIRRDLEKYMEAHEKASFTNTELHRAMNLHISNLRLLGGPLDALREALPRPQLNQEEVAGLQCMKRILGKVQEMRDQRNTLEKQLRDLIQQDDITSSLVTTERTDMKRLFEEQLKKYEQVKVYIDQNLSAQENILKALTEANVQYASVRKGLAETEHKWNGTVQTLVASYEAYEDLMKKSQEGKEFYEDLETKSSRLLERAKTLCQAREEERKAVLDRETQKNPPSRPTAAKPSLGSKVGSDVDSACSSLEDAELAQINAAILSLGGDLPDELRSLPPDHPSLHSALRPGPEAFLPGANLGGNASLPWPGAPGAPLYTPQFPPNHRPPQFPGQGFPRGPFTQLPPQQTPVSGYGPPQPQAPQTGGVRPARAPFRPSTTTVDSIQTPIPSYNSHPPTVSAGYAVPPQMGVYPQYMPQPGVPMQAPSQVPHQHPQHQYQHPPGQLPPGYQSAPRALPGPRPQAQQGYPQYMPPQHQPRPPMPPQYQQPYPGQPQPQPQHGYQPQLPQGYQPQHPQQGYLPQQPPHMIPRGPHPQMPTTSQPIPPVSQPYMQPANQQMPQHPHQQMLPSQQQQMHPNAQKMHPHPQMHPGPHQQMPPNSQQMPPNSQPMPPVSQAYLPPTSQPMPPGLHQSMPPASQPHHVHLPQAYLPRGPLPPQGPQMPHPGQPPQHVYQPQLPQGYQPPIMPQSAPQQSQAPQPVAPMTPTMYPTPPGVNGSPGAPPQPTSMGQPRPPPQHMIPPTAGAPPVALPPNVILPSPSPSPSPSPGPSSQGLAPQRPSPAPTPGGPPSLPSSLSTSLFPHQNSITDDLLSSSPESQPGGPKAPANVLQPTKADPQDGERRKKSSQGVRLIQGDPYQAPERVARLCSELERFRSAVESLERPSVDEGGLSPLDARWKELQEGQERDARQLSIAIARCYTMKNRHQDVMPYDCNRVLLRSGKDDYINGSYVEELSPYCPRLIATQAPLSGTAADFWLMVWEQKVSLVVMLVSEQELDKGKVLRYFPTERGQQLAHGPITVTLTTQKTTPTHVERMIGLQYRDQSLKRTVIHLQFTSWPELGLPMSKSNLICFIQEVHGYYLHQRPLHTPIVVHCSSGVGRTGALCLLYAAVQELEAGNSIPDLPLLVKKMRQQRKNMLQEKLHLKFCYEAVLKHAEQVLQRHGYLPTAPCSKTPSTAATKPYSRQESQQDIVLGGDMTISSIQATIAKLSIRPPSATDPAMDPVLDIGAPSGLEDQPFTPPTGLPLDRELEPAATPARDPCPSGTQPSSLSPPLSSPEKVQSPPPNGVDTTTPSSPPTANNQVTPDPALNSLELLASLTPEAFSMEGGGCKGKHRVTKQSFLQPAEGQGLHEEGGDDPLSNLDPLWSLNKN